TAGAGAAGTACAATGCTCAGGCATCAGCCAACTTGAAGGCAGATGGTAACAAGCATTATCTCTACCGTCCAATTCCACAGAACGAGATTGATGCCGTTCAGAACTTCACAACAGAAGTGAACAGCACCACAGGTTTCTGGCAGAATCCAGGATATTAAGGATAGGTTAGATATAAGTTAACACACTCTATTTTTTGGCGAGCATTGTTCTTGGTGAATAGTGCTCGCCTTTTTTTTTACCAATATTTTAAAAATGATGCAGTCTGATGTTTATGATAACGTTTACGTTTAAAAGTTGTCATAGTATGTCGCAATCTATAAGATATTTGTTTATCTTTGCATCGCAAACAAAACAATCATCTATAATATTAAGTAATCTAACAAACATATTAGATAATGAAGAAGTACTTATTCCTATTGGCTTGTATGCTCTCTGCCGCCGTGTATGCAGACAACAAGCAAACCGTAAAGGTAGATGGTCAGGTGATCGACAAGACCATCACAGAAATCACCTTCGATGGTGACAACGTAACGCTCAGCTACGCTGACAACTCTTCTGATACGATGGATATGTCGCTCGTATCGCTTTCTTTCACTTATGGCACATCCGCAGGTATTCATCAGGTGGAGCAGCTCAAGGAGGCATTGCAGGGTAAGGTTTTTAACCTCAATGGTCAGTTGGTGGGCAATTCCGTTGAGGGATTGTCTAAGGGCGTTTATATCGTGAATGGTAAGAAAGTAATCATAAAGTAATGAAGGAGGAATTCAGAATGAAGAAAATGGTATTCTCTTTGGCGCTCTTATTGGGAGGTGCCGGTAGCGTGTTGGCTCAGGTAAATGCAGATAAGGTGAATCATGCTGTGGCTCGTAACAGCAAGGTGAACCAGATGTTTGTTACCACCAATGCGGGAGATGTGAAATATTACAATACTGCCGACTTGGCCAGTGTGAAGTTTGAAGGCGACAAGGCTATCATCGCTCCGAAGGATGGAAGCGATAACGATGAGTATGATGCTTCTGTCAGAGAAATCAACTTTGCCAAGCGAGTGGAGCAGGGTGAGAACGGAGGCGTGGAGAATCCTGCCGGCGTTGTGAAGATTACGGAGGCAAAGGCCTGGCTGGAGTCTGTTTATCTGAAGTGGGCTCCTTTCGAGGGAGCTTCTTCTTACAATGTATATGTAGATGGCAAGAAAATTGATGCACAACTGATTCGTCAGTATGCTTCTTATTTCCGTGCCGATGTGCTCGGCTTGAAGGCGGGTTCCTATTCTGTAAAGGTGGTTCCTGTGGATGCTGCCGGTAAGGAGATGGCTGGTGCCAATACGGTTTCCAATCTCTTGGTAAAGAACTACAACCGTGAGGGCTTCGCTCATTTCAATTTCGAGGGAATTGGTGCTTACAACAATGATGGTACATTGAAGTCGGATGCCAAGATTCTCTATATCACAGCAAGCACAGCCAAGACCGTATCTACAGAAGTCATCACCGGAGCCAAGAACAAGAAGCAAACCGTGAAAGGTTTGCAGGCAATCATCGATGCTTACCAGAAGGGATATGATACCACTCCTATTGCTTTCCGTATCATCGGCAAGGTGAGCCTGGCTGACCTGGATGGAATTTCAAGTTCTGCCGAGGGTTTGCAGATTAAGGGTAAGGCTGGCTATTCTACCATGAACATGACCTTCGAGGGCGTGGGTGATGATGCCACCGTCTATGGCTTCGGCTTCCTGGTAAGAAATGCCAAGAGCGTGGAGTTCCGTAACTTCGCCATCATGCGTTGTCTCGACGATGCAATGTCGCTCGATACAAAGAATTCAAACATCTGGATTCACCACCTGGATTTGTTCTATGGCAGAAAAGGTAGTGCTGCCGACCAGGCAAAGGGAGATGGTACCGTGGATATCAAGGGCAACTCTAAGTATGTGACCGTGGCTTACAACCATTTCTGGGATAACGGTAAGTCTTCTATGTGTGGCATGAAGAGCGAGACTGGTGAAAACTGGATTACCTATCACCACAACTGGTTTGACCATTCCGATTCCCGTCATGCCCGTGTACGTACCATGACCGTTCACATGTACAATAACTACTATCAGCATTGTGATGTATATGGCGTAGGAGCCACAACGGGTTCTAATATCTTTATGGAATCTAACTACTTTGATGCTGTGAAGCGTCCAATCATGAGCTCTCAGCAGGGCACCGATGCCAAGGGTTCAAAGGGAACCTTCTCTAGCGAGAATGGTGGTATGATCAAGGCGTATGGCAATGTGTTTGCCAACAAGCCAAGCGGCTTCAGCTATGTTACCTATGCATCCAACAATACCAGCTTCGATGCCTACGAGGTAGCCAGGGCTTCTGATCTGGTGCCTGCCAGCGTGAAGACTTTGGTGGGTGGTACTGCCTATAATAACTTCGATACCAACTCAAGCTTGATGTATGCACATACAGCTGATAACGCAGCCGATGTGCCAGCTATCGTAGAAGGTTATTATGGCGCTGGTCGATTGAACCATGGCGACATCCACTTCGATATTCCAGATGAAACTGTAGTAACCAATGGTCATCAGCAGCCATTGCCAGCATTGGCAAGCATTCTCGATGCTTACAAGTCGGGTGTGGTAAAGGTATTTCTTCCATTATAATATAACAAAACGGACAAAAGCGGATATATTCCGTCTTCTTGTCCGTTTTTTCTTTTCATTTGTCAAGTATCTGTCTAGCACTTTGCATTCTATTTCCTACTTTTGCAACCGAAACAAATCGTTGTCACAAGCGACTCCCATCGCTACCAGCAACGAAACAAATCATTCAATCATAATAAGAACCTGATTAATAAACAGCTAAGCAAAATGAATGCAATCTTTAGAAAGTTTAGACAGAGAAGTTTTCTTCTCGTAGCATTGTTGCTCATGGGATGTTTGCAGCTCCTGGCTCAAACCCGCACCGTCAAGGGTGTAGTAACAGATGCGCAGAATGGTGAGGCTCTTATCGGCGCCACTGTCATGGTGGAAGGTGATAAGAGTGGTACGGTTACCGACTTTGACGGTAACTTCAGTCTTCAAGTACCTTCTTCAGCCAAGAAGGTGAAAATCTCCTATATAGGATATATCGACCAGGTGGTGGCTATATCTGATAATATGAAGGTGAATCTCGAATCGGATAGCAAGGCGCTTGCCGATGTCGTGGTCATCGGTTATGGTACTGCACGCAAGAGCGATCTGACGGGTTCCGTGGCTACGGTGAAGGCAAAGGACTTTAACAAGGGTCTCGTTTCTTCTCCAGAGCAGTTGATCAATGGTAAGGTTTCGGGTGTACAGATTATGTCCAACAGTGGTTCTGCTTCTGCAGGTAGTACCATCCGTGTGCGTGGTGGTGCATCTCTGAATGCCAGCAACGACCCGCTTATCGTGCTCGATGGTGTGCCATTGGAGCAGGGTGGTATCTCTGGTAACAGCAGCAACTTCCTCAGTATGATCAACCCATCTGATATCGAAAGCATGACCGTGTTGAAGGATGCTTCTTCTACAGCCATCTATGGTTCCCGTGCCTCTAATGGTGTCATTATCATCACCACCAAGAAGGGACAGCAGGGCGGTTTGAAGGTGAACTTCAATACTACCAACAGTATGCAGACCCGTGCGCAGATGGTGGATATGCTGAGCCATGATGATTTCGTGAATGTCATCAATCAGTTTGGTACCGATAACCAGAAGTCATTGCTAGGCAATGCCAATACCGATTGGAACGATGAGGTTTATCGCACCGCTTTCGGTACTGATAACAACCTCAGCTTGAGCGGAAGCATCGGCAAGTATTTGCCTTTCCGTGTTTCTGCCGGATATTACAACCAGAGCGGTCTGGTGCGCAAGGATAATGTAGAGCGCTGGACAGGTAACGTGGTGTTGACTCCTAGCTTCTTCCAGGACCACCTGAAGTTGACCATCAACGCCAAGGGTACACTCAATAACAACTCATTCAATAATGGTGGTGCCGTTTGGGCTGCCGCAACATTCAACCCAACCATCCCGGTTTATTCCGGCAACGACAAATATGGTGGCTATAATGAGGCACTCGATGCTGATGGCTATCCTGTGAATGCGGGTGTGAGAAACCCACGCGGTTTGGTAGATCTTTATGATTCAAAGAGTAAGGTGAGCCGCTTCATCGGTTCGATGGATGTGGATTATAAGGTTCATTTCCTGCCAGACCTCAAGCTTCATGCCACCGTGGGTGCTGACTATGCCAAGGGCGACGGAACCATTCATGTTCCTGTCTATGCTGCACAGTCATTCAACAAGGATGAGTCTCTGAGCGGTAGCGATTACAAGTATGGTCCTCAGAAGAATGAGAACCGTCTGCTTACCCTTTATGCTAACTATGCGAAGTATTTCGAGAATATCAAGAGTAATGTTGATTTGACAGCTGGTTACGACTACCAGTACTGGAAGAGTACTACACCACTCTATTATACCAAGAGTGCAGCAGGTACAAACCTGTCAACCGTAAAGGCATCAGATTACCGTCATGTAATGTTGTCATATTACGGACGTGTCAACTATTCCTTCGATGGAAAGTATCTCCTGACTGCTACAGTTCGTCGCGATGCATCTTCCCGTTTCTCTAAGGATACCCGCTGGGGTACTTTTCCATCTGTTGCTTTGGGCTGGACTTTGACAGAAGAGCCTTGGTTGAAGAACCAGAAGGTACTTTCTAACTTGAAGCTCCGTGCCAGCTATGGTGTTACCGGTCAGCAGGAAGGCATCGGCAACTACAACTATCTGCCGGTTTATACATACAGTGTGACAGGTGCCGAAGCGTTCATCAACGGACAGTATATCAATACTTACCGTCCTGAGGCATACGTAAAGAACCTGAAATGGGAGACAACAACCTCCTGGAACTTCGGTCTTGATTTCGGATTCCTGGATGGCCGTATCGGTGGTGCCATCGATTTCTATACCCGTAAGACCAAGGACCTGTTGGCATCTGTACCAACAGCAGCAGGTTCCAACTTCTCGAAGACAATCCTTACCAACGTAGGTAATGTGGATAGCAAGGGTATCGAGGTTTCCCTGAATGCAACTCCTATCAAGACCAAGGACTGGGAGTGGAACCTGAGCTACAACTTTACCTGGCAGAATATGAAGGTGAAGAACCTTTCTTTGACTCCGGGTGGAAGTCAGACCAACGTGAAGGTAGGTCCATCTATCGATGCTTACCAGTTCCAGGTACTCTCAGAGGGATATGAGCCATACATGTTCTACGTATATCATCAGCTCTACGACCCAGAGACAGGCAAGCCAATCGAGGGCGCTTATGCCGATTTGAACAACGATGGCGAAATCAATGATGCCGACCTCTACCGTTATCATTCTCCTGCTCCTAAGTACATCATGGGCTTGAGTACATCTTTGAGATATAAGCAGTTGACTCTCGGTATGAGTTTCCGTGCCAACATCGACAACTACGTATATAATGGCATGGGCATGAGCACTGGTGCTTGGGAGACCGTGAGCTACAACAACTCACAGCTCAACAACCTCAATACAAGTTTCCTGAAGACAGGCTTCAAGACCCGTCAGTATCTCTCAGATTACTACGTAGAGAATGCTTCATTCCTGAAACTCGATAACCTGAGCCTGAGTTACAATGTAGGCAAGATCAACAAGTGGGCTTCACTCACCGTATCTGCGATGGTACAGAATGTATTCACCATTACCGGTTACTCAGGCACAGACCCTGAGGTGCCAAACGGAATGGACAACTCATTCTATCCACGTCCTCGCACCTATTCAGTAAGCCTTGGACTTCAGTTTTAGTTAATAGTTGACAGTTAATAGTTAATAGATTGAGGCTTTTCTGATCATAAAGCTCAAAGTTCAACGTTCAAAGTACAAATAACAATGAAACTTAAGAATATATTATATAGTATGATGTTGGGAACAGCAGTGCTGAGCAGCACTACCAGCTGTGTATCCGACCTCGACCAATATCCTCAGACGGAGACAACCTCTAAGGATGTTTATACCTCACTTGCCAATTACGAGGCAGTGCTGGGTAAGATTTATGCTGCCATGGTGACCAGCGGTCAGGGCAAGGGTGGCGATAACAAGGATATGGAATCCGTGTTGAACAACGGTAGTGGTTTCGACTACATGCGTATGTTTATCAATATGCAGGAGTGTGGTACCGATGAATTTGCCTCTACCTGGTTGACAGGTGAACAGACCACAGGCTTGACCTATCTCTCTTGGGATGCCAACGATGCCTGGGTATCAGATATGTACTATCGCATCTATTACAACATCGCCCTCTGCAACGAGTTTCTCCGCAATGCCAATGGCACCAGCTTCTCGGGCGAGGATGAGGTGAAGATAAAGGAGTATAAGGCAGAAGTCCGCTTCATGCGCGCCATGTTCTACTTCCATGCCCTCGATCTCTATCGCAATATTCCGATGGTGACAGAGAACGATCCTGTAGGCAGCTTTATTCCTCCTCGTTATACTCCGCAGCAGACTTTCGATTACATCGAGAGCGAGTTGAAGGATTGCGTAGGCGACATGCTTCCTGCATCCACCTGTCCTTACGGCCAGGCTTCTCAGGGTGCCGCCTATACCTTGCTTGCCAAGCTTTATCTGAACAGCGAGGTTTATACCGGCGTAGCTAAGTATGCCGAGTGTAAGGAGGTCTGCGAGAAGGTAATGAATATGGGCTACTCTTTGGAGTCTGATTACAGCAAGCTCTTCAATGCCGATAATGACAAGCGTACCAACGAGATTATCTTTGCTTTGCCGGTAAGTGCAGAGCATACCGTAAGCTGGGGTTCATCTACTTATTTGGTTTGCGGACAGTTGAGTATGTCGAATGCCAATCAGAATGTTGCCGACTTCGGTGTTACCAATGGCTGGAGTGAGTTCCGCCTCCGTCCGGAGTTCGTGGATAAGTTTACCCAGACCGATATCGATGGCAATGGCGACAAGCGCTGCAAGTTCTTTACCAACGGGCAGAGCAAGGATGTAACCAGCATGACCGATGAAGCCACCGGTTATCTCTCAGAGAAATGGAGCAACCTGAAGGATGATGGAACCATAGCATCCAATACAGCCAATGATGGTGTGGAAACCGATTTCCCTCTTTTCCGCTTGGCAGATGTTTATCTGATGTATGCTGAGTGCGTGGCTCGTACCCAGGGTGCAAGTTGGGATCCATGGCCAGAAGGAAAGACTGATGCTGCCGATCCTGAGGTCATCGCTTCCCGAAAGCAGGGAGCCATCTATTGGATCAATCTCCTCCGCGAGCGTGCAGGTGCTTCTGATGTTTGGTCTAGCAATTTTGCCAATGACGATGCCTTCCTCCAGTTCATCCTCGATGAGCGAGCTCGTGAGCTTTATCATGAGGGCTATCGCCGCACCGACCTGATTCGCTTCGGCGAGTTTACCACTAGCAAGTATATCTGGCAGTGGAAGGGTGGCACCCACGATGGACAGGCTGTTGACAGCAAGTACAACATCTATCCAATCCCTAACACCGAGCTTACCGCCAATCCAAATCTTCATAACGACAACTATTAATAGGATAAAAGAATGAAAAAGATATTTAGAAACCTGATGATGCTTCTCTGCGCACTCACCGCTCTGGTGAGTTGCGACGAGAGTGGCGACAAGATATATCTGGATGGCTTCAAGGCATCCAGTCTGATGGCATCGGTCAGCGATGTGGTGCTGTCTGTTGACAACAGTAAGGACATCGTTCTTTCGATGGCCTGGCAGAATCCCACCTTGCTTTCGAGCGACGAGACCAAACCTGCGGGCAATGGTGTGTTGAAAACCTATCTGCAGGCATCTCCTTCAGAGAGCTTTGCTACGGTAAAGGAGTATTCCGTAACCGATCTCTCCAAGGCTTTCACTGGTGCGGATCTCAATGCAGCTGCCAAGGATCTCGGTCTGACTGCAGGACAGAGTTCGCCTCTCTATTTCCGTATCAAGAGTCAGAAAGGTGCCAATCTTGATGCCGCTTACAGTAATGTCTGCCAGGTAAAGGTTACTCCATACCTTATTGATATGAGTTACATCAATATCCTGAATGAGAATAAGGATCAAGTTCTTACCAAACTCTATTCTCCTCATTCTGATGGAGTTTATGCCGGCTATATGACTGCTTCTTCTTGGTTCCACATCTGGGGTAAGGAGAATGATGGAACCATTTGGGGTAATGTAGGACAGGATGGCCATGTGTATGAAATGGATAATACGGAGTCTGCATGGAACTTCTGGTTCCCTGGTCAGACAGGTATTTATTATACAGTGGTAGATACAAAGGCTAAGGAATTCAAGCCAACCTACATCAAGGCGATGCAGTTGAATGGTGAGGAAATGACCTACGATGCTCCTAACTATGCTTGGGTGAAGGTGATTACAACCACAGCTGATAATACACCTATTAATATAGTAGCTACGGGTGCAGAGTACAGCAAGGCTACAGCTACAGACGATGCTGCAGCCGTAGTCAAGACCATGAACTATACGCTGGCTGATGGCAAGATGACTGATGCCGCAACTGCTGGCAGCGTGAACATAGCCAAGGCGGGTACTTATACCATCACCGTAAAGGTAGGCGAGCACAGCGAACTGACTTACTCTATTGAAGCTGGTAATCAGACTGCTCCAGAACCAGAGGCTAGCAATACCCTCTGTATGTTCAGCACGGACGGTAACACCCTTCTTGCCGTGATGAACAAGGTGAGTGATGGCGTTTATACCTGTAAGTACAAACCAACTGCTTGGGAGAACTTCCGATTCATCTACGTAGGTGAGAACAAGGACGACAAGCAGACCTGGTATGGTTCAGATCCAAGCGATCTCTTTAAATTGTCTACAGCTAGTGATTGTTGGAACATTTGGTTCAAGGACGATGTAACTGGCGGCGAGGTTACTGTTACTGCCGACATCAACGCCATGACATGGAAATATGAATAAATAATTCAGCTATCTTTGCAATATCTGATACGTAAAAGCGTTATTTAGAATAATGTAAAGATAGCTATAAACCCAAAGAACAATGAAGAATATTTTAGGAAAAGCCATATTGCTGGCTTCAGCACTTTTGTTCTCTATCACGGGCACAAGTTGCAGCAATGAAGATAATGCTACTCCCGAAAAGGAGAAGACATACGATATGAGCGGCTTCGCCAAGGGAGCCGATGTTAGTTGGCTCACCGAGATGGAGCAGAACGGAAAGAAATTCTATAACGCCAATGGTAAGGCAACCGAGTGCATGGCGCTTCTCCGTGACCTCGGCATGAACTCCATCCGTCTTCGTGTATGGGTAAACCCTGATGGTGGATGGAACGGAAAGAATGATGTGGTGGCGAAGGCATGGCGAGCTCAGCAGCTCGGTATGCGCCTGATGATTGACTTCCACTACTCTGATACTTGGGCAGACCCTTCCAAGCAGGGCGTTCCTGCTGCCTGGAAGAACTATGACTTCAATCAGATGAAGCAGGCGGTTGCCGATCATACCAAGGATGTATTGAAAGCCTTGAAGGAAAGAGGCGTCAACGTAGAGTGGGTGCAGGTGGGTAACGAAACCACCGACGGCATGCTCTGGAATGATGCGGAGGGCGATGCTGCCCTGAAGGTAACAGGCCGTGCCTCTAAGAACATGGCTAACTTTGCCGCTTACATCAATGCCGGTTATGATGCCGTCAAGGCTGTTTATCCGGAGGCAAAGGTGATTGTGCACCTTGACAAGGGAAACAATCTGGGCCAGTATACCTGGATGTTTGATGGTCTGAAGCAGAAGGGCGCCAAGTGGGATGTCATCGGCATGTCGCTCTATCCTGACTGGATTACCGACCAGACCTGGGAGCAAGTATCTGATGCTTGTCTCAGCAACATCAAGACCCTTTCCGGTAAATACAACTGCGATGTCATCATCTCAGAGATTGGTATGGTCTGGGATTCAGAAAATGCCGCTCCATTCCTCAAGAAGATGGTGGATGGCTGCAAGGCTATCTCTACCTGCGAGGGCGTGTTCTACTGGGAGCCTGAGTGCTATGGCAAGTGGAATGGTTACGACAAGGGAGCCTTCGACAACAGCGGTAAGCCAACCGCAGCTCTCGATGCCTTCAAGTAATCGGGCAAGTTCGCTTTCTTCTTTTCTTTCGGGAGTGGTAAGAAGCGAAACTGAAAATAGAATATTGAACAAACTATAGAAATAATATATATGATTAAGAGAAGCATAGCTTTCATGACTCTTGCCCTGGCGCTCTCTTCCGTGTGCCAGGCGCAGAGCCGAAAAGTAATAAATTTGCCGTCGTGGGATTTCTCCCGCGATGGCAAATCGTGGTCTCAGGTCTCCGTGCCTCACGATTGGGCTATTTCGGGACCTTTCGATAAGAAATGGGACTTGCAGATGGTAGCCATCGAGCAGAATGGCGAAAAGGAAAAGACTGAGAAGTCGGGCCGTTCGGGTGCGCTGCCTTGGATAGGCGAGGGCATGTATCAGATGAAGTGGACGGCTCCTAAGGGCTATAAACGTGCCGTACTCGTCTTCGACGGTGCCATGAGCCAGCCTATTGTCAGCGTCAATGGCAAGGAGGCTGGCAAGTGGGCTTACGGCTATAATGCCTTCCGCATCGACATCACTCCTTTCATCCAGTTTGGCAAGAGCAATTTGATAGAAGTACATCTTAATAATGTAGAGGAAAGCAGCAGATGGTATCCAGGCGGCGGTCTCTACCGTCCGGTATCTGTGGAACTTTATGGCAAAGAGAACTTCTCTACCTGGGATACCTTCGTCCGTACCCTGAAGGCAGATAAGCAGGAAGCCGAAGTAGAGGTGAACGCTTTGCTGGAAGGAAAGATTAGTAAGTCGGGCAAGACGGTCATCGCCTTGCTCGATGAGGCTGGTACCAAGGTAGCCGAGCAGACCATTAAGGGTGCAACCCCTGAAATCAAGACTACCTTGAAGGTGGCGAATCCTCAGCTCTGGTCGCCGGAATCTCCTTATCTCTATCAGGTGAAGTTAACCCGATATGAAGGCAAGAAGGTGGCTGATGT
The Segatella copri DNA segment above includes these coding regions:
- a CDS encoding subtilase, whose translation is MKKYLFLLACMLSAAVYADNKQTVKVDGQVIDKTITEITFDGDNVTLSYADNSSDTMDMSLVSLSFTYGTSAGIHQVEQLKEALQGKVFNLNGQLVGNSVEGLSKGVYIVNGKKVIIK
- a CDS encoding polysaccharide lyase family 1 protein, producing the protein MKEEFRMKKMVFSLALLLGGAGSVLAQVNADKVNHAVARNSKVNQMFVTTNAGDVKYYNTADLASVKFEGDKAIIAPKDGSDNDEYDASVREINFAKRVEQGENGGVENPAGVVKITEAKAWLESVYLKWAPFEGASSYNVYVDGKKIDAQLIRQYASYFRADVLGLKAGSYSVKVVPVDAAGKEMAGANTVSNLLVKNYNREGFAHFNFEGIGAYNNDGTLKSDAKILYITASTAKTVSTEVITGAKNKKQTVKGLQAIIDAYQKGYDTTPIAFRIIGKVSLADLDGISSSAEGLQIKGKAGYSTMNMTFEGVGDDATVYGFGFLVRNAKSVEFRNFAIMRCLDDAMSLDTKNSNIWIHHLDLFYGRKGSAADQAKGDGTVDIKGNSKYVTVAYNHFWDNGKSSMCGMKSETGENWITYHHNWFDHSDSRHARVRTMTVHMYNNYYQHCDVYGVGATTGSNIFMESNYFDAVKRPIMSSQQGTDAKGSKGTFSSENGGMIKAYGNVFANKPSGFSYVTYASNNTSFDAYEVARASDLVPASVKTLVGGTAYNNFDTNSSLMYAHTADNAADVPAIVEGYYGAGRLNHGDIHFDIPDETVVTNGHQQPLPALASILDAYKSGVVKVFLPL
- a CDS encoding SusC/RagA family TonB-linked outer membrane protein, translating into MNAIFRKFRQRSFLLVALLLMGCLQLLAQTRTVKGVVTDAQNGEALIGATVMVEGDKSGTVTDFDGNFSLQVPSSAKKVKISYIGYIDQVVAISDNMKVNLESDSKALADVVVIGYGTARKSDLTGSVATVKAKDFNKGLVSSPEQLINGKVSGVQIMSNSGSASAGSTIRVRGGASLNASNDPLIVLDGVPLEQGGISGNSSNFLSMINPSDIESMTVLKDASSTAIYGSRASNGVIIITTKKGQQGGLKVNFNTTNSMQTRAQMVDMLSHDDFVNVINQFGTDNQKSLLGNANTDWNDEVYRTAFGTDNNLSLSGSIGKYLPFRVSAGYYNQSGLVRKDNVERWTGNVVLTPSFFQDHLKLTINAKGTLNNNSFNNGGAVWAAATFNPTIPVYSGNDKYGGYNEALDADGYPVNAGVRNPRGLVDLYDSKSKVSRFIGSMDVDYKVHFLPDLKLHATVGADYAKGDGTIHVPVYAAQSFNKDESLSGSDYKYGPQKNENRLLTLYANYAKYFENIKSNVDLTAGYDYQYWKSTTPLYYTKSAAGTNLSTVKASDYRHVMLSYYGRVNYSFDGKYLLTATVRRDASSRFSKDTRWGTFPSVALGWTLTEEPWLKNQKVLSNLKLRASYGVTGQQEGIGNYNYLPVYTYSVTGAEAFINGQYINTYRPEAYVKNLKWETTTSWNFGLDFGFLDGRIGGAIDFYTRKTKDLLASVPTAAGSNFSKTILTNVGNVDSKGIEVSLNATPIKTKDWEWNLSYNFTWQNMKVKNLSLTPGGSQTNVKVGPSIDAYQFQVLSEGYEPYMFYVYHQLYDPETGKPIEGAYADLNNDGEINDADLYRYHSPAPKYIMGLSTSLRYKQLTLGMSFRANIDNYVYNGMGMSTGAWETVSYNNSQLNNLNTSFLKTGFKTRQYLSDYYVENASFLKLDNLSLSYNVGKINKWASLTVSAMVQNVFTITGYSGTDPEVPNGMDNSFYPRPRTYSVSLGLQF
- a CDS encoding RagB/SusD family nutrient uptake outer membrane protein; amino-acid sequence: MKLKNILYSMMLGTAVLSSTTSCVSDLDQYPQTETTSKDVYTSLANYEAVLGKIYAAMVTSGQGKGGDNKDMESVLNNGSGFDYMRMFINMQECGTDEFASTWLTGEQTTGLTYLSWDANDAWVSDMYYRIYYNIALCNEFLRNANGTSFSGEDEVKIKEYKAEVRFMRAMFYFHALDLYRNIPMVTENDPVGSFIPPRYTPQQTFDYIESELKDCVGDMLPASTCPYGQASQGAAYTLLAKLYLNSEVYTGVAKYAECKEVCEKVMNMGYSLESDYSKLFNADNDKRTNEIIFALPVSAEHTVSWGSSTYLVCGQLSMSNANQNVADFGVTNGWSEFRLRPEFVDKFTQTDIDGNGDKRCKFFTNGQSKDVTSMTDEATGYLSEKWSNLKDDGTIASNTANDGVETDFPLFRLADVYLMYAECVARTQGASWDPWPEGKTDAADPEVIASRKQGAIYWINLLRERAGASDVWSSNFANDDAFLQFILDERARELYHEGYRRTDLIRFGEFTTSKYIWQWKGGTHDGQAVDSKYNIYPIPNTELTANPNLHNDNY
- a CDS encoding DUF5114 domain-containing protein, which translates into the protein MKKIFRNLMMLLCALTALVSCDESGDKIYLDGFKASSLMASVSDVVLSVDNSKDIVLSMAWQNPTLLSSDETKPAGNGVLKTYLQASPSESFATVKEYSVTDLSKAFTGADLNAAAKDLGLTAGQSSPLYFRIKSQKGANLDAAYSNVCQVKVTPYLIDMSYINILNENKDQVLTKLYSPHSDGVYAGYMTASSWFHIWGKENDGTIWGNVGQDGHVYEMDNTESAWNFWFPGQTGIYYTVVDTKAKEFKPTYIKAMQLNGEEMTYDAPNYAWVKVITTTADNTPINIVATGAEYSKATATDDAAAVVKTMNYTLADGKMTDAATAGSVNIAKAGTYTITVKVGEHSELTYSIEAGNQTAPEPEASNTLCMFSTDGNTLLAVMNKVSDGVYTCKYKPTAWENFRFIYVGENKDDKQTWYGSDPSDLFKLSTASDCWNIWFKDDVTGGEVTVTADINAMTWKYE
- a CDS encoding arabinogalactan endo-beta-1,4-galactanase gives rise to the protein MKNILGKAILLASALLFSITGTSCSNEDNATPEKEKTYDMSGFAKGADVSWLTEMEQNGKKFYNANGKATECMALLRDLGMNSIRLRVWVNPDGGWNGKNDVVAKAWRAQQLGMRLMIDFHYSDTWADPSKQGVPAAWKNYDFNQMKQAVADHTKDVLKALKERGVNVEWVQVGNETTDGMLWNDAEGDAALKVTGRASKNMANFAAYINAGYDAVKAVYPEAKVIVHLDKGNNLGQYTWMFDGLKQKGAKWDVIGMSLYPDWITDQTWEQVSDACLSNIKTLSGKYNCDVIISEIGMVWDSENAAPFLKKMVDGCKAISTCEGVFYWEPECYGKWNGYDKGAFDNSGKPTAALDAFK